In Primulina huaijiensis isolate GDHJ02 chromosome 4, ASM1229523v2, whole genome shotgun sequence, a genomic segment contains:
- the LOC140974890 gene encoding uncharacterized protein: METLLKRFQSFHPPTLRGTETSVDCESWLDDIEMMFESLEYTDERRVKLIGHQLHDVAKNWWITTKRALEHRVSYRKDKGAEFGNLRQDQLNIEEYVAKFSSLLRFAPHVAEHDEAVADQFINGLNPEILTLVNTGRPNNFTDALNRAKGAEAGLMRQRGASFLPPAPGPQQPPPRLESGSGSGSGKKEFLKAKGKPFKKAGSIRWA; the protein is encoded by the exons ATGGAGACATtattgaagagatttcagtcttttCATCCGCCGACTCTGAGGGGCACTGAGACttcagtggattgtgagagttggttgGACGATATAGAGATGATGTTCGAGTCCTTGGAATATACTGATGagaggagagtgaaactgatcgGACACCAGTTACATGATGtggcaaagaactggtggatcacGACGAAGAGGGCATTGGAACACCGAG tgtcgtacaggaaagacaagggagCGGAATTTGGCAATTTGAGACAGGACCAgctgaatattgaggaatatgtggccaaattctcttCACTGTTGCGGTTTGCTCCCCACGTAGCTGAACATGATGAGGCTGTTGCGGACCAGTTTAtaaatggcctgaatccggaaaTCCTTACCTTGGTGAATACCGGGAGACcgaataattttactgatgctTTGAACCGAGCTAAGGGAgccgaagctggtctgatgagacagagaggagcttcgtTTCTGCCTCCAGCACCGGgaccacagcaaccacctccccgGCTTGAGAGTGGCAGCGGCAGtggtagtggaaagaaagaattcttgaAAGCGAAGGGGAAACCGTTCAAGAAAGCTGGAAGCA TACGATGGGCATAA